Part of the Citrus sinensis cultivar Valencia sweet orange chromosome 2, DVS_A1.0, whole genome shotgun sequence genome, TGGATGTCCTGGCAAGATTTTCAGATTCACTTTCGATCAATATATGTCTGCCGTGTTTATCCGTCCGAGATGCGCTATTCTGTGCACGGCCAATGGCGTGGTTACAGTGCAGGTGGTTGCCAAGATTATGCTTCATGGAATCAGAATCCTCAGTTCCGATTGAGGGCCTCTGGATCGGATGCATCATTTCCTATTCATGTTTTCATTACCTTGACGCAGGTATACTTGAACACCTGCAGaacttatattataactagctcagctttttattttttactaggtttcattaatttatatggCATTTATATAGGGTGTGAGTTTCTCAAGAACAGTTGCtggttttaaaaattatcaatccaGTCACGATTCTATGATGTTCTATATTGGGATGAGGATACTGAAAACTCGTGGTCGTCGTGCTGCTCACAACATTTACCTACATGAATCAGTTGGTGGGACAGATTATGTAAATTCGCGGGAAATTTCTTGTGAAATGGTTCTGGATCCTGATCCGAAGGGCTACACAATAGTGCCTACAACCATACACCCTGGGGAAGAAGCACCATTTGTTCTTTCTGTGTTCACCAAAGCATCAATTATCCTGGAAGCTTTATAGTACAGTGGTGGTGCTTCAGTTGAATTTTAGACCTTTGGGATTTTAGCTGGTCTGCAAAGTTTTTGAGGTGCTTGGGATCTCCATGAATTATGTGCCACACCGGTAGTTTTTGTTGAACCACAATCAATGCACAGAATGACAAGGTGAGTTTCTGTTTTATTGTTCCTTTATGCCATGGCGAAATTCATATATGCATGAACATATGTATTGAATGCTACTTATGCgtctatatttttatttatagtgTCACACCCGAAGTCTGCCTTATGTTTGAACCAATAGCAGCAGTGCATGCCTTGCAATTGGTGGAATTACTGTTGATGCCAAAATCAACCATTGTCGAGACTGACTTGAAGTCTTTTTTTTATGACAGGCTGTGTGTTGTGTGGTTCTTAGGTGCGACAATGGCCTGTGGCATAAGCAATTCATTTGACCATTGCAACTCCAATTCCTTCTACGAGCTCAGGGTTTTGGAATGTGTCATTTCACAAGGGATGATTTAGAAAGGAAAATGTGGATTAGAGGCAACCATGGTCTGGATACTCGGATCATTTGCATCTGCAGAATCGAAGTGGGATTGCGGATGATGAACTGTACATTTGTAGGTATTGTAAGGAATATAGGTCTGACCATGTAAATGTTgcggaaaagaaaattagaaagtgacaagaaaataattactaaAGCCTGATTTATGGGAAATACAAAAAGAGCATTGTAGCTGGAGTAGGGATAATTTTTTCAGCTGCAGTTTTGAAATGCTGTAGAAACTAAACAATTAGTTCATctgtacaaatttttttttctttgcaatATAGCTCCCATTcgattttgttttgtaaattcaatctgtatgattttttattcttatttttatttttttggcacTGATTTTTGGTCCTCACTTCCTGTTTAGTTTAAAGTCCGTGAAATCAGATGTTAAATTTGCACACAGAAGACCGTTGACTGCGTTGTGCTTTGCAtgttgtattaaatttaagttgaCATGAATTTGttctaaaaaattgaaagaggaaaaaaaaaagagttaagaCATGAATTCGTTCCATGTATTAATCTTGAGGAGAATTCCAAACACTAGTATtgaatcatttattattaatccATTTATGCTTAAAAGATCATAAAAAGTCATTAGAACTTTGTaatctactttttttttttttttaattttttattatggttAAATTGCATCAACATAAGGACGAGCAAACATCCCAATAATGGCCTCTAGGAGTGAATTTCGGCAAAAAATTGTGTGCTATAAGCTTTTGGcgtcaaaaaattaaaaaaaaaagagggctCTGGAGTTTCCTTCTTATTTGTCTCAATCGAAATTATAATCTTGTAGTGAAGTAAATTGTTACTTAATTTTGTAGTAATCCAAAGTTGTTACTTCCCCTGCGAGGACCTGAGTTTCATCTCAATCGAAAGAGTGCTTTGATTGTTGCCTGATTATTCAGCATCAATCAGGTAATCCAAAGTTTCCGATTTCTTGAAATTGCCTCTTTTCAAGAGTCAGGTAGCCTTTGAAGCTACCTGAATAGACTTGTGTTTTTTCCTACAGTTTATTCTCACTAACTCAAAACCTAACAGTGGCCTTAGAAGCAAATTTCGACCAAAAACCACATGCCATGGAAATCGAATTTGTGCTGAAAAATGAGCTCTAGAATTTCCGCATTGTTTTCTCAATCTTTTAGGTCATGTCATGACATTATATgggctgaaaaaaaaaaggccccATTTGAGTTTTACCTCAATCGGACAagttctcattttatttttgctttctcGAGAATCATTATCTCCAACATTAATAAgatcataaaaagaaaaaagaaaaaattcggATCTTGGTATGAACTTCTATTTTTTCTGATGGTTTATTTTGACCAATATATAGAACATGAGCTCAAAACCAAACAGCAGCCTCGAGGATCAAGTTTTGATAGAAAACCGTGTGCTACAATCTCTGGTTCAGGGCCATAATAGCATTTAGGGGCGTAAAAGGACACGCCTAAATGATTTTCATCTGAGTTAGATGAGttctcaatttctttttctttctttcttttttttcagtttgtcAAGAACCCCTATCCCTGATATTAAAAAGATCATTAAAAAGTAGACCTCGTAATCGACttctatatattttcttatggTTTGCTTCAACATAGCCCTGAGGAGCAAATTTTGATAGAATATCGTGTGCTATAACCTTTGGTTCTGGGTTGAAAAGTGGGCCCTAAATCTTCCTCGttactttttcaaaattttcaagccATCATACATACCATTTGAGTTGTAAAAAGGCCCCCCAAAACGAGTTATATCCTTAGTTCTACATCAAAAAATGAGCTTAGAGCTTCCGCATTGTTTTCTCAATTTTCAAGCCATAACACTATTTTGTGCGAAAAAGGGTCCCCATTCAAGTTTCACCTCAAATCGGATGAGTTCATTGATTTTCTTGGTTTCTAAAGAACAACTACAATCTTCCATATTAAAAggatcataaaaaaaaaataatttggccATCTAAATCCACTTATGGTTTACTTTCAGCAATACGTGGATGATGAGGTCAAAGTCTAGAACAAATTTCATCCAAAAACTGTGTGCTATAACCTTAATTTTGCGCTGAAAAACAGAACACTATTTCGGTCATAAAAAGGCCCCTAGACAAATTTTACCTCAATCAGACAggttctttaattttttttttcgatttatCAAGAACCCGTATCTTCGGTATAAAatgatcataaaaaatattgtgtcAATGCATCAGTGGATTAACATCGTTTAAGATATCCTGTAAAGCATTGTTGGTATGACATACTTGAACACTCAATTTTGGTCCATGTATAACAGCAACACTGGATTAACATCCTTTAAGATATcctctaaaatatttttggcaTCACATACTGTTTAACAGTTTAGTCAACACAATGTAATTTCAAATccgaatttatttatttcccgTCGAATCGTATAATCTTGTAGCGACCCTAACTGTTAAATCTTGCAGTGACCCAGATTGTTACTTCCGTTGATGGTGGATGTGTCTGTGCATACATGACTAGAGAGACCTAAGCACTTTCAGGTCGCCAAAATATTCCTTCACAAAATATGGAATTGCCTAGATGTCTTTGGAACAGAAACTGTAATTTCACTGGTGCTTTAAACTTATTATTGCAAGCTTTTATGTTAAGAGATACAAAAAGTATTGAATTCTTATCAGACAATACTTTGATTACCCATCATACTTCAGAGTGGTGCAAAAGCAAGAAGATATGGTCATGCAAAAAAGCTCTTTAACTGCACAGAACCTTGtgatgtgaaataaaaacaaaagccaAGATCCAAAAAAAGTAGATAAAAGCATTAAAGATGACAAGCCTATCTCAAAAAACAATTAGATGAACATTGATCCTACATGGCACAGTACGAAGACAATCTCTacagaatgaaaattttcatcctTTGATTCTATCCCTTCTCTTTCACTCTGAATCACTTTCCATACTTCCCATGGCCTTCAACCCTCTAGGTctttgctgctgctgcataTCACATAAATAGACACATCACACACAATGTCATACACTCTTTTTGGTGCTAAATGAATACACAACATATTTGTTTTATgaagtaaaaattttgaactgCAGATCTCAAAAGAGttttaaagaaatgaaaaatccaacattaaaaatttgtatttccTTCATCCTTTTGCAGAAGGAATATGAATACGACAAAAAGGAAAGGGGAGAGAGACTAATTGAATACCTTCTTAGAAGTTCTCTTCTCCCTCACTTCATATCTCTCTCGGCATAGGTCCGATAACCATGCACCTGGACTCACCAACTGCAAACatacaaaacaacaaaagcaaaCCCATCAACGAAAACCCAGATAGAAAACATAATATcctttccaattttatttttttttatttatccatAATTTCCTTCTGGCTAATCGAGGTTAGATAAGGATAACGTACAAGTATACTTCTTTGGATCAACTTGGCCCTTTTCTTTGGCCTCTGAGAGGGCTTGCAACCTTTCATAGCCATGAAAtcctcttccttttctttgttGGACAGTGTGACAAATAGCCTTGGCCACACAGGaggttttttttcttcctttagATGATCAATAAACAGTTTGCTGCTATCATCCAATCCCAGTGAACCCCTTGTTGTGTAGTATCTATCTTCCTTCTCTGGTGAAGTCACTGAGGGTTTCCGGCTAGTCATTGGCAAATCGGAGTTCCTGCAGCCAGACATGAGATAATAAACCATTAGCACATGAGAATACAAACCATTAGCAACTTAAGTTGCAAAATCTTCTTCTGATTCATGAAAAATCATGAGAAAATGGAACTAGACAGAACTTGATTACAAGCATTAACCACTCCAATTCTTCAGTTTGGACAACCtattaaatcaatattttcttattctcACACTTTCTCAAATCCAAACAGGCTAGAAGTTCATGGGAAGAAGCAGCATCATTAGTGTTTCCAAATCTTTGGTTTGGCtctaaagaaattaatggCAAACTAAGTAAAGAAACTGGGATCTTTACGGACCCAAAATGTAGTCaggtttcaagttttctttttcccacATTTTCGGTAACCAAGCATGTTATATCTCAAGCAaaaattaccttttttttttctttctctaaacTGAAATCATCTGTTGCAAActcaataattaaacaaaaacaaagataaaatcatttttttttttgaatgtctaagcttaaaatatattcaattttacATCAAAATTCCATTTTTCTCAGTTTTCACTCTGAGCATTTGGGTTTGTATCAAGCTACAAAATTACAGTCACAGCAGTCAAATGCCTCTTGcaacaaccaaacaaaaccACCAGAAATTCTCACAAACATCACACAACGAAAAACTTTCAATCTATTTgtcacaaatataaatatccGTTGGAGATCCTTTCtcaacagaaaaaataaactacAACAAGGGGTTCACTGGGATTGGATGATAGCAGAAAACTGTTTATTGATCATCTAAACAGTTATTTAGGCGATTTGGAGATCCTTTCTCAACAGAAACAACTCGGGTATCTTGCTAACTTACTTGTTTAGGCGATTTGGAGATCCTTTCTCAACAGAAACCACACGGGACgggattttcttctttgacaAACAGTCAGTAGTTGATttgttgttgctgctgttGTTCTGGTCGAATTGTTTAGattcttttttcactttacAACATCTAAGCCTCTTTCTGTTTCCCCATTGTAGCACAAAATCCGTTGCCTCTTTCACTCTTTGGCTTTGATTCT contains:
- the LOC102621612 gene encoding uncharacterized protein LOC102621612 isoform X2, giving the protein MEKEGKNQSQRVKEATDFVLQWGNRKRLRCCKVKKESKQFDQNNSSNNKSTTDCLSKKKIPSRVVSVEKGSPNRLNKNSDLPMTSRKPSVTSPEKEDRYYTTRGSLGLDDSSKLFIDHLKEEKKPPVWPRLFVTLSNKEKEEDFMAMKGCKPSQRPKKRAKLIQRSILLVSPGAWLSDLCRERYEVREKRTSKKQQRPRGLKAMGSMESDSE
- the LOC102621612 gene encoding uncharacterized protein LOC102621612 isoform X1, producing the protein MEKEGKNQSQRVKEATDFVLQWGNRKRLRCCKVKKESKQFDQNNSSNNKSTTDCLSKKKIPSRVVSVEKGSPNRLNKNSDLPMTSRKPSVTSPEKEDRYYTTRGSLGLDDSSKLFIDHLKEEKKPPVWPRLFVTLSNKEKEEDFMAMKGCKPSQRPKKRAKLIQRSILLVSPGAWLSDLCRERYEVREKRTSKKQQQRPRGLKAMGSMESDSE